TAAAATGGATTAAGGTTACGATCTTTTTATGAACTTTGGATTCATCAAAGCTTTGGGGGTGTGGACTTTGAGTGGAGGGACGGAAATCTCTCGGGTTTCATTAACAATATCCTGTCgtggaaattctaattcaataacaatttgtagagactgagaatgaaaaaccaaacagagttttgtctttgtattgctttaattctctgcagagaatgatctggtttacacacCGCTCGAGTCTGTGTGCAAAGAGATAACGCACAGACTCCCAGTCCACTTTTCATAGTATGTAAAAAAGATCCATTGAAGGACAGACTAGGACCTTTGAGCCAATCATGTTGCTCCGTGCACATCACCTCATAACTCATGTACATCTCATGCACCTCTCCCTGGTACGGACTGTCTCAGAACTAATTGTTCCTGGTACATGGTTCCTCTTCAGAAGTTGTTTTTCAGCCTAAAGCCGTTACGTGCACCGGTTACAGAAAGAACTCCGTGTCCCTATGGACTATAAATACTACCTTATTCATTGTATGTTAAAAAGATACCTAAATGAGATTAATGCAATCAATGGcaaattaacaaaactaaaaatttcCATAACACTCCTCATTCATGTTTTGACAAGTCTTACAGGTTTTGaaaccacatgagggtgagtaaaagatgacacaATATACCTCGTGGGTGAACTACGCCTTTAAGGCTTTTTTTGTAGATATTATGCCtacatattaatttctttacaaaactaaaacttcaatgattttttttttaaattgtgaaatgGATGAATTGGACTGGATAGTCAATGAAAAGCAGCCATGAGTCTAGTTATCTTCAGTATTGCTGTAGTAATATAAGCGATGGGTGTCACTGTCCACTGTTGGctgtatacagtatgtaaatcTATTTTGAGTGTTCATATGATGCAGGATACAGGATCTGATACACGATCTCACACTCTGGCTCTACTCAACTCAACTCACACAAGCAACTCTTTGGGGCCTATTggcataaatactttttattaattcattttttttttcttcagtgttttgCCCTTTAGTGCAACATTCAGTTGGATCACAGTTCTCTTTTATTCTCTGTAGGTATAAGTAGCGAGACCATCCTGAAACCTTCTAGTATCTGTGAAGAGGAGCTGCTTGACCTCATCGAGAAACTCAACTCTGACCACAGAGTAGACGGTCTTTTGGTACAGCTCCCTCTTCCTGGTGGGTTAACAGAAGAGCCATAGCTGTGCTGATCTAGAGTCCCTTTAGTTGGTGGTTATTGGACATTTTACATTATCAGTGCTGTGTTTGAAAAATAATTGCATTAGGCTTAAAGGCATTGGATTGGGCATAACTTCTTTACTGAAACTTGTGATTCTTAAAGGGTCCACAaccaaataaaagcaaaacagaGATTCACTCCAAGAAATGAGAACAAGACTTTGGACATATTGAGTGGTAACAAAACGATGCTGTTCCCTCTCGTACACAGGTCACATTGATGAGCGACGTGTGTGCAATGCCGTGTGTCCAGGGAAAGATGTTGATGGTTTCCATGTGGTCAATGTTGGCCGCATGTGTCTGGATCAGTCAACGATGCTGCCTGCCACTCCATGGGGGGTTTGGGAGATAATCAAACGCACCGGTGAGAAACCCTGTATTATTACTCCGGGTTCTGGGATTTAATGATGTCTCAAGTTGAAGAATTTAAGACATCAATATTGGTAACTTGTAGcgtaaaatagttatttttccaaatttcatttttaaatttttttttttttcatgaatgaataattgaatttaaaacctaacaataaaaataagagagaaaaataaaaaataaccgaaAAAAACAAagagtggaatatatatatatatatattaaattaaaaaagcaatCAAAATTAAGCATTTACTGAAACATTTACTTCATCAATCAACATCAGAGAACTGTTAATATGCAAATATGTTCTATTAATGAAAATTATTGCCTTGAAATCTCAGGGAGTGTTTCAAGTGAATAGTTTACATGTTTACAGGTTCGGCTGacaaaagtttgtgaacccctgATCTACAACACTTTAGCAACTTCGTAGTAACATTCTGGCATAGTGGTGGCAAGTCTAACACCGCCAACAACCATCTGGTTGTATTTGTATTGATCTCATGTCAGATGATGCTGACTGAACCAGTCTTTTCTCGTAGGCATACAGACGCTGGGTAAGAATGTAGTGGTGGCTGGTCGCTCCAAAAATGTTGGTATGCCCATTGCAATGCTGCTGCATACAGACGGCAGACATGAAAGGCCAGGAGGTGAGTCTGTGTGGAGAAGAGAGGCGAAAGTATTTGTGTGCACTTCTGATGAGCTTTGGTCCAACAAAGCAGTTAGTGTAAAGCATCTTGCCTCTTTTGTATTTAGGTGATGCCACGGTGACCATCTCCCACCGTTACACTCCCAAAGAACAGCTCCGTCAGCACACACAGATCGCGGACATTATCGTTGCTGCTGCAGGTTTACATTTCTATTTCCTCTTGTATGTTCCATCTCATGCATGTTTACAGCTGTGCCTGTTATTATTGGGTGCTGCTCACAGGGACCAAGATTCACAAACACTATTAACCCTCTTCAGGTATTCCCAACCTCATCACTGCTGACATGATAAAGGAGGGTGCCGCTGTTATAGATGTTGGCATAAACCGAATATTGGACCCCTTGACTGGGAAAAATAGGCTTGTTGGTGACGTGGATTTTGAAGGTGAGATGAAGGAACTAGAAGCgtgattcatttaattaaaacctTTCTGAAAATCTTCTGTGTAATTACACTTTATTGATCGTAGCCTATATGGTTTATAATATTGTGTATAATTTCTAAAGATTATCTGGTTTTAGTTCAGCCTGAACCGTGTCATGGGAGTCTGTCTTTAAGTAGCTGTTTCCTTTGGCTTTTAATTAAGGAAGTTTAAGATTATTGTTTGAACATCTCCTTTCGAGTTACGCTGAGTGTTGCATGCTAAAACCTTCTAGCTGTGTGCTAAAACCTGCTAGAAACATTGAAAATCATGTAAGCATGTGCAGAAACATGTTGCTAACATCACTAACATGATTATTAACATGTTAAATCTGGTTAGAAACATGCTTGCAATGTGCTAATCAATGTTAGCCACATGCTAATGTGTTCTGTCGTGCTATAAACTTGTTAACAGTGTgttaatgttagaaacatgctaacaacttgTTAaatctagaaacatgctagcaatgtgctaaaaccTTTTAGCAATGTTCTAATTAATGTTAGAAATcagctagcaacatgttaaatcaTGTTACAAACATGTAAGCAAAGAGCTGATGTTAGAAACCTGGTAAGACGAATGTCTTAAATTTAGAAACATGTTAGCTATATTACATGTTGGCAACATTACGGCAATGAGctaatgttagcaacatgctagcaatgtgctaaatTATGTCGACAGTGTGTTTgcaacatgctagcaatgtgctaaatCATGTTAGCAATGTGTTCATATTAAAAAACTAACAACATTAAATCATATGCTAGAAAAATTCTAGCAACGTGAGCAATGGGTTTAATCAAGCCAGCAACTCATTTAAACGTGCTAGTAATGTGCCagtgcatgctagaaacatattaGCAATGTTCAAAATCATGCTAGCAAGAACCACGCGAAAACTATCTGCTCTATTCATCTCAGAGAAACGTTCAAAGTGATTTCATTTCAGCTTCTCAGACAAGGCTTTGAGCTAACATCAAATTTTTTTGACAGGTGTTAAGAAGAAGGCCAGCTACATCACTCCAGTTCCAGGCGGCGTCGGACCCATGACCGTAGCCATGCTAATGAAAAACACCATTAAGGCAGCGAAAAGCATCGTTTTAACGCCCCCTCAGCGAGTTCGGATGGCAGCATCCTCATAACATCACCACTTCACTTTGAGGCACTCCTAGTGGAAAATCTATATTTATAATGGCTATTTTTGCATCCGATTATAGTctagttaaatatatttcaaaggtTTGAGGAAAATGAATGTGCTTTTTCATTCAGATCTTAAACAAAACCTATATTATTAAGTGTGTTTTGCAGTTACCCGGCCAAGCTTTAAACACTTTCACTTCTGTTTACACTGTTACAGCTTTGCTTTTCAGCTCTCTGAAGAAGTATTATAAAAGGAGATTGCCAGACATTTCTGAAGCATATTTATTAacaagaaacacttaagcaatgCTCTAAATCAACTGCAgtcaatttattgttattattgttattcccCCTTAATCTGGCCTTTTGAGGATGCAAAGAGTGATGATAAAGGAGCAGTGGATGGGAACATACAGAACCTCTTAGAAAAGGAGAGATAATTTGGCTAAATCTAGCCAATGTGGTGCTTTTGTAGCTGTATGTTCCAGTGACAAGTATTGAAGTCAATTTTGCATACAATTGAATTGTTTTGCATACTAACATAATGCCTTTCAAGCACTACAATAAATGGATCATATGTGAactgatgttttatttgaatCCTATG
Above is a window of Carassius carassius chromosome 4, fCarCar2.1, whole genome shotgun sequence DNA encoding:
- the LOC132132580 gene encoding bifunctional methylenetetrahydrofolate dehydrogenase/cyclohydrolase, mitochondrial-like yields the protein MATLRALRKLFRHSQHQACSFHLSSSRPEAVIISGRKLARQIRNEAREDVEEWVSAGNRRPHLSVLLVGDNPASHSYVLNKTRAAAEVGISSETILKPSSICEEELLDLIEKLNSDHRVDGLLVQLPLPGHIDERRVCNAVCPGKDVDGFHVVNVGRMCLDQSTMLPATPWGVWEIIKRTGIQTLGKNVVVAGRSKNVGMPIAMLLHTDGRHERPGGDATVTISHRYTPKEQLRQHTQIADIIVAAAGIPNLITADMIKEGAAVIDVGINRILDPLTGKNRLVGDVDFEGVKKKASYITPVPGGVGPMTVAMLMKNTIKAAKSIVLTPPQRVRMAASS